In one Dehalococcoidia bacterium genomic region, the following are encoded:
- a CDS encoding PIG-L deacetylase family protein yields the protein MQRHDREPQRVLVMMAHPDDPEFTSGGTIARWSRQGAWIGYVVCTGGDKGNENTELPSADLIRTREEEQRRAAASFGIDTVEFLGHEDGFLEHTPELRRQLVAAIRRHKPDTVICFDPATRYVGDGYIQHRDHWVSGEAVLAAIYPAARNGRTFPELLREGLEPHVVQQVYMTAANLPTRWIDIGETIDAKVSAMLLHQSQVQDQEGLAAFLRQMARQSGATAQPPVEYAEAFRYIDSTGG from the coding sequence ATGCAGCGCCACGACCGCGAACCCCAGCGTGTGCTGGTGATGATGGCCCACCCCGACGACCCCGAGTTCACCTCCGGCGGCACGATCGCGCGCTGGAGCCGGCAGGGAGCCTGGATCGGCTACGTCGTCTGCACCGGGGGCGACAAGGGCAACGAGAACACCGAGCTGCCCTCTGCCGACCTGATTCGCACGCGCGAGGAGGAACAGCGCCGCGCCGCCGCCTCGTTCGGGATCGATACGGTCGAGTTCCTCGGCCACGAGGATGGCTTCCTGGAGCATACGCCCGAGCTGCGCCGCCAACTCGTCGCCGCGATCCGCCGCCACAAGCCGGACACGGTGATCTGCTTCGACCCGGCCACGCGCTACGTCGGCGACGGTTACATCCAGCATCGCGACCACTGGGTCAGCGGCGAGGCGGTGCTGGCCGCGATCTACCCGGCGGCGCGCAACGGCCGCACCTTCCCCGAGCTGCTGCGCGAGGGGCTGGAGCCGCATGTCGTGCAGCAGGTTTACATGACCGCCGCGAACCTGCCCACGCGGTGGATCGACATCGGCGAGACGATCGACGCCAAGGTCTCGGCGATGCTGCTGCACCAAAGCCAGGTGCAGGACCAAGAAGGTCTCGCTGCCTTCCTCCGGCAGATGGCGCGCCAGTCCGGCGCCACGGCGCAGCCGCCCGTGGAATACGCCGAGGCGTTCCGGTACATCGACTCAACCGGAGGCTAA
- a CDS encoding stress response translation initiation inhibitor YciH yields the protein MPARDSRPLYSTDGRVVTDRRPVRCSDCRRPLHACVCKDRATKHPVLGDGIVRVARERGGRGGQIVTLITGLPGDDAALAEVAARLKRLCGSGGTVKGRTVELQGDHREKAADALRILGHTVKLAGG from the coding sequence ATGCCCGCGCGAGACAGTCGTCCACTCTACTCCACCGACGGCCGCGTCGTGACCGACCGGCGGCCGGTGCGCTGCTCCGACTGCCGGCGACCGCTGCATGCCTGCGTCTGCAAGGACCGCGCGACGAAGCATCCGGTGTTGGGCGACGGCATCGTGCGCGTCGCGCGCGAGCGCGGCGGCCGCGGCGGCCAGATCGTCACCCTGATCACCGGCCTGCCCGGCGACGACGCGGCGCTGGCCGAGGTCGCCGCGCGGCTGAAGCGGCTCTGCGGCTCCGGCGGGACGGTGAAAGGCCGCACCGTCGAGCTGCAGGGCGACCACCGCGAGAAGGCCGCGGACGCGTTACGGATCCTGGGTCACACGGTGAAGCTGGCGGGCGGATAG
- a CDS encoding deoxyhypusine synthase family protein encodes MPHEHEPRRAGEEGRDLAAADYQRRRAEFFTSPIERLEPRAGAGAAELFRAMQRAGGPLRNLAGVYLGWEEMLARQQQAIWLTIAGAYIPFGLGGTLRAIIEHRLVDVIVTTPAQITHDLTEVRGLRHYHGTPHVDDNLLQRLDINRYWNTYGDENELNENEDVIAEFADTLSHERAYTPSEYFWRLGAWLPQSRHGRADGMITAAARQGIPIFCPSPADGDITTDLAHYRKRTGRRLLLDPVKEALDTVAVNAVVEDAGGRAGLITLGGGAPRNYGQQSMACAYMLDRRDLQKHNYGLRISLDPVETGGLSGSTISEGKTWKKYAADATVAEHYGDFMVPLVQMTQALLEVRAGLPQRVGLRVRYAEDGRMLVGAFGGAEVDVQAVYGYA; translated from the coding sequence ATGCCGCACGAACACGAGCCGCGACGGGCGGGCGAGGAAGGCCGCGACCTCGCCGCCGCCGACTATCAGCGCCGGCGCGCCGAGTTCTTCACCTCACCGATCGAACGGCTGGAACCGCGTGCCGGCGCCGGCGCTGCCGAGCTGTTCCGCGCGATGCAGCGGGCCGGCGGGCCGTTGCGAAATCTTGCCGGCGTCTACCTGGGCTGGGAGGAGATGCTCGCGCGCCAGCAGCAGGCGATCTGGCTGACGATCGCCGGCGCCTACATTCCCTTCGGCCTCGGCGGCACGCTGCGTGCGATCATTGAGCACCGCTTGGTCGACGTAATTGTGACCACGCCGGCGCAGATCACGCACGACCTCACCGAGGTGCGCGGCTTGCGCCATTACCACGGCACCCCGCACGTCGACGACAACCTGTTGCAAAGGCTGGACATCAATCGCTACTGGAACACCTACGGCGACGAGAACGAGCTGAACGAGAACGAGGACGTGATCGCCGAGTTCGCCGACACGCTCTCGCACGAGCGCGCCTACACGCCGAGTGAGTACTTCTGGCGGCTCGGAGCCTGGCTCCCGCAAAGCAGGCACGGCAGGGCGGACGGCATGATCACCGCCGCGGCCCGGCAGGGCATCCCCATCTTCTGCCCCAGCCCCGCCGACGGCGACATCACGACCGACCTGGCGCATTACCGCAAGCGCACGGGCCGCCGCCTGCTGCTGGATCCGGTAAAAGAGGCATTGGACACGGTGGCCGTGAACGCCGTGGTGGAAGACGCGGGCGGCCGCGCGGGGCTGATCACGCTGGGCGGCGGCGCCCCGCGCAACTACGGCCAGCAATCGATGGCCTGTGCCTACATGCTCGACCGGCGCGATCTGCAGAAGCATAACTACGGCCTACGCATCTCACTGGACCCGGTGGAGACCGGCGGCCTCTCCGGCTCGACCATTTCCGAGGGCAAGACCTGGAAGAAGTATGCCGCCGACGCCACGGTGGCCGAGCACTACGGCGATTTCATGGTGCCGCTGGTGCAGATGACGCAGGCACTGCTCGAAGTTCGTGCGGGGCTGCCGCAGCGCGTCGGACTGCGCGTGCGCTACGCCGAGGACGGTCGCATGTTGGTCGGCGCCTTCGGCGGCGCGGAGGTCGATGTCCAGGCCGTGTACGGGTACGCGTAA
- a CDS encoding SDR family NAD(P)-dependent oxidoreductase: MAGGLAGKVAIVTGGNSGIGAATVMRFVQEGAKVAIVARREREGLAVQQAALATGGEARFLACDVTDRAALEGVAQRATELYGGVQIVVNNAGGGVPDPFPQPDDDAFERTLRLNLTSAYILARACWPQLIAAGGGTIVNVTSLAAVTAVSPHQQSIMPFFPSAGYMASKAGLEGLTRFLASAGAPHNIRANAVRPGAVLTPTATRLQPGHHVFERVHDEIQLTPGSGAPEDVANAIYYLASDESKFVNAQVLSVDGGAVFKV; the protein is encoded by the coding sequence ATGGCGGGCGGTCTCGCGGGCAAAGTGGCGATCGTGACGGGCGGCAATTCTGGTATCGGCGCGGCGACGGTGATGCGCTTCGTGCAGGAGGGCGCGAAGGTCGCGATCGTGGCGCGGCGCGAGCGCGAGGGACTGGCCGTGCAGCAGGCCGCGCTCGCCACCGGCGGTGAGGCGCGCTTCCTCGCCTGCGACGTAACCGACCGCGCGGCGCTCGAAGGCGTTGCGCAGCGTGCGACGGAGCTGTACGGCGGCGTGCAGATCGTGGTGAACAATGCCGGCGGCGGCGTCCCCGATCCCTTTCCACAACCGGACGACGACGCCTTCGAGCGCACGCTGCGCCTGAACCTGACCTCGGCTTACATCCTCGCTCGGGCCTGCTGGCCGCAGTTGATCGCCGCCGGCGGCGGCACGATCGTGAACGTCACCTCCCTGGCCGCCGTCACCGCCGTCTCGCCGCACCAGCAGTCGATCATGCCGTTCTTCCCCTCGGCGGGCTACATGGCTTCAAAGGCCGGGTTGGAGGGGCTGACGCGCTTCCTCGCCTCGGCCGGCGCGCCGCACAACATCCGTGCCAACGCGGTGCGGCCCGGCGCCGTGCTCACGCCGACGGCCACGCGCTTGCAGCCCGGCCATCACGTCTTCGAACGGGTGCACGATGAGATCCAGCTCACGCCCGGCTCCGGCGCGCCGGAAGACGTGGCCAACGCGATCTACTACCTCGCCTCAGACGAGTCGAAATTCGTCAACGCCCAGGTGCTGAGTGTCGACGGTGGCGCCGTCTTCAAGGTCTGA